A stretch of DNA from Peromyscus maniculatus bairdii isolate BWxNUB_F1_BW_parent chromosome 7, HU_Pman_BW_mat_3.1, whole genome shotgun sequence:
AAGCATGcagtgcaaccatgtgatctacacacatgtgtggaatagccacatgggcctgtgtgtgcaagcacagCCCAGCCTTTACAAGCTGGCACCATGATTCCCGGCCCCACTTCATTCACATGTCTTTCCACAGGCTTGTGCACATATGtccctctcccttatcttaataaaaactcttgttagtggattctgtaaCATTTTGTgatgtttccttgcagggtaagagtgccGCAAATAACCCAACATCTGGTGCTGTGACCAAACAGGTGTTTGCCTGGCCACAGGAATCTATGTAACACCACTGCTTCAATTGGTGAGTCCCCCACTTTTCAGCCAGCGTAAATGTTTTTctgaatctgtgagaatgacCGTTGAGCGTCCGGAGTCTCACTGAGTATTCTTGAAAtgggggaacccccgaccacggtctttATTGGCTACAGTCGGCCCCTATCACAGGCTTAAATATCTTGCCATCTCCTACGTCTGCAGTTTGAGATATTCCTCGAGGTTGGACCACCGTTGTTGATGCGTCCTGGGACGGCACATTTTTTCCAGCTTGACGAAGCAGTAGATGCTGTTCCGGATTCCCTAGCTTCACACAGCGTAGGCCCCTGTCTTTCAGCTGATGAGCTGTCTAGCAGCCTGTGCCTGATGAAGATCCGTCCTTGGCCTTAGGGACGCTTGGGGCCTTGGCTCTggatcaggtttttttttttttttttcttttctgcctctctgctgcagacatgggaaataagGCTTCCAACCCCATCAGTCCTCCCCTAGGCTGTTTTCTTGgggctttaaaacctctcagcttaatgccttacataaagattCCTAAACTGACCCGTCTCTGTACTAAGAGATGACCCAAATATGctttagaaaacaacaaaaaatggctGCTGAGCAGCTCCTTAGATCCCGATATTTTATGGGAATTATCTAATTTCTGCCAGTgaacaggcaaatggaaagagttgccctatgtcatagctttcttctttctcagtgctaacccatctcttctggattcctccctcctgctcatatgctcctagctgtgCCTAAACCGGATGACTCTCTGACTTcagaatctctgactctagatcctgcTAACAAACCTCCACCTATCCGACCTTCTGCTCCCACCCTACTCCTAAGGCATctgttccttcagctcctctCCCGAATTCCTCTTCTTCTAAAGCTGATTCTTCCTCGGCAGCAACCAtttccaaaggccctgccctggctgCAACCTTCACTCCTCCTGCCACTCATTCTCAGACTGCTAAAGGCTTGACCCCAGCCATTCAAACCCTCAACCATTCTCCCTTTGTGAGAGGTGGCTGGTGTGGATGGATTGATTAAGGtccatgttccattctctctcacagaactctctcagatagaaagcaAGCTGGGTTCTCAaacttctaattctgcttcctttactaaacagtttcaatatatagcTCAATCTTATAGTCTTACCTTTCATGATACatacatgatactttctaataaccTACTTCCTGAGGAGTGCAGGCAGGTATGGGAGCAGGTTAGGACTCATGCAGATGAGATTCACCAGACTAACCCCTCACACCCTCCAGGGGCTGAAGCGGTTCCTGACCAAGAACCACACTGGGACTATAACACCCAGGGTGTCTCTCTAGCTAGAGATAGTTTATTACCTCTCTTCTGAtaggcctccgtaaggctgccctaaaaccagtaaactatgaaaaactaaaaatgataattcaaaataaggaagaaaatccaTCTCACTTCTTGGAGCggctcaccaaggctctacttcagttcactAGCTTAGACCCAGAGAGCCCTGAGGGTAGGCAGCTCCTAATGAcacactttgtctcacagagcttccccgACATTAGGGCTAACCTTAAACTTTTAGAGAACGGccccctgaccccacaggcagatgtgctggcgatagcatttaaggtgtaccatgggagagatgagaaaaccCCAAAAAGGAGCTGCCAGGTGCTGGCAAACACTCTCCGACCAGCTCCCCAAAAGCCATTTGGTCCCTGTTTCAAGTGCGGGAAAGAAGGCCATAGGGCCCGGGCTTGCACCACCGCCCCATGAAGGGCACCAACAAGGCCTTGTCCAAAATGTTGCCaaaagggtcactggtcagctgactgtcctaatgTCCCAAGAGAGATAGGAATGCCAGATGAAGACCACCCTCCGGCTGACTTTCTAGGCTTGGCCTACAGCAATGACTGAGGCTGCCCGGTTCCCGCCCCtgccactcccatctcacacagggaaccaagggtaaTAATAGAAGTAAATGGGCGCCCCATCTTGTTCCTTTTGGACACTGGAGCTACCTACACTGTCCTGAGAGAATTTTGGGGGCTTACCTCTCCTTGTCTCCCTATTGTTGGGGTTGGGagacagccttatctacctcatcAGAGACCACCACttaattgcattttcagaggcatccctctcacacacacattcttttttttttttttttttttttagttttaaaaattttttttctctctttttttttgtttttttgttttttttttattattattattattattattattttacaacaccattcagttcaacataatagccacagaatcccctgttctccccctctcgcccacccctccccccagcccaccccccattcccacctcctccagatcaatgtctcccccgaggaccggggttgacctggtagactcagtccaggcaggtccattcccccctcccagaccgagccaagtgtccctgcataagtcccaggattcaaacagccaactcatgcaacgagcccaggacctggcaccaatgcacagctgcctcccaaacagatcaagccaaatgactgtctcacccgttcaggtggcctgatccagttgggggcccctcagcctttggttcatagatcctgtgcttccattcatttggttatttgtcccggtgcttagtcgagggaaagagtgggagatcctagctggttcaagaaaagagagggagaacaaggaataggagaccatggtaaatgaagaccacatgagaaggtgagaaggggaggaagcagagagctagggaggcccacggagatccacaaagataccccctcaaaagactgctggcaatggtcgcgagacggcaggaactgacctactctggtgatgggatggccagacacccagatagtggtgccataaaccccatccaaggactgaggaatctgaaggcagacatccacggctgggcccctggtggagcactgggagtctaattagtgagtaagaagagggtttatatgagcgagaattgttgaagccaaggttggataaatcacacacacattcttagtggtgccaagctgccctgtgcCTCTAATGGGAAGGGAtcttctagctaaggtaggagtgTCCATTTCTTTTGCTCCCCACATTCGCCTCATCCCAGACTCACCAGCAGctcatctccttcttctcctaGCCACCCACCCTAAGAACTCTAACAGTTCttttcccttgccagcctctcaggtagacCCAAAAGTCTGGGGTACCCAGAACCCCTCTATCACAAGGTCCCATCAGCTTATTACTATCCAGTTACAGGACCCTACCAGATATATCACCCAAGCTCAttaccctctctcactccagagcctgagAGGGCGTAAGCCTATCATTTCTAACCTTCTCTGGAAAAAGCTGCTCCACCCAACCTCTCCATCTTTTAACACtcccatacttgcagttaaaaggtctaatggaacctactgcctggttcaagacctctggctcattaactctgcagtgATCCCCCTCCATCCTTTAGTGCCTAATATACTCTCCTGTCCACTATCCcttcaggaacctctcacttTTCAGTTCTAAATTtcaaagatgccttcttttctattcctctcagtcctcagtctcaaaatatctttgcttttacctggactgttctgccacatggattcagagacagtccacacctatttggtcaggctctggcctctgacctgcctgctttctctatctctccctggctctaaactaatacagtatgtaaatgatattttactctgtagcctgTCCTTACAGcttagccaaactaacacctctgctctcctaaatttcttatccagccgAGGTTATAGGAtatctccttctaaagttcagctgtccACTCCTCAGGTCACCTATTTGGGCCTAACCATTACTCCAACCcacaaggctattactgtagacagaaagtgtctaatccagtctcttacagtcccttctactaaacaggagattctgtctttcctagaAATACCTGGCTTCCTACAatcttgggttccatcttttcCTCTCATTGCTAgccccttatatgaggcagctcagggctcaccacatgagcccctcctccatcctatCACTAAACCTTTCCAGAAGCTTCTCCAGGCCCCAGTGCTTCATCTTCCAGACTTAACCCaccccttctccctctatgtagcagagaaggGGGGATTTGCCCTGGGAACTCTAGAGCATTAGCTGGGAtcctcctttgcacctgtagcctatctgtcaaagaagTTAGACCTTAACCAGTAagggctgggcaccttgcatTCATGCcttagcagctgctgagctccttatttgggaatcaaagaagctaagcTTTGGGTCACCTATCACTGTCTTCTCTCACCATAATCTGTCCCATCTCttaacttataaaggcttacaaacttgACCTCCTTCTGGGtcctttctctccaggtggctttactagaggatgccacacttactttccaggCCTGCCCACCCCTTAATATTTCAAGACTCCTCCCTCAACCTATTGCTGACTattttccttctcattcctgcactgaaaccttagaagagctgttacctcacccttcacacatacaaGAGGGCACATTCCCTCAGGccacttatacctggtacacagatagCAGCTCCTTTTTATATGAAGGGACCTGTAAAGCAggttatgccatagtgtcagatactaaGATAACAGAGgcacaggcattacccacacacaccactaaccaacagaCTGAGCTGATATCTCTCACCCGTcccttccaattggcacagggacaatctctaaatgtttacacagactccaaatatgcttttcatatcctcctgtcccatgctgctatttggagggagtgTGGCCTTCTCATGGCAAAAgggggatccatatctaactcaggccaaataatggccatgctggaggcttcccacctccccaaggctataggaattgtccactgccaGTCTCATCAGACTGATAGCTCTATCATCTCTAAGGGAAACAACCGGGCTGACCAGACAGCCAGAACAGtggccctccagggccaagtctcacctcacccaccacTGGGAATCATACAGTACAGCTTACACCCTCACAGGGATATCCTGACAGTAGGCAAATTCGttcctatctacaccagctctttcatcctaataatcttgctctgtctcaatttgCAAAAGcccacctgcagcccacctctgagaacttatagttcttaagaactatactgcctcttgtgagatctgccaaaacccagatcccaataccaagtaTAGGAGTCAGCTTTTTCtcacccaccaggctagaggttcccttccagggactgactggcagcttgattttatccatatgcccaccatcaggaaagttaaatatctccttgtgatggtggactcattttcaaattgtGTGGAGGCATACCTAGTTTCTAATAAGCATGTTGCAGACCTCCTTCTCTGAGAAATTATTCCTCggtttggggttcctgcttctcttcagtctgacaatGACCCGGAGTTCACCTCTCAGATTTCCCAGACATTAGCTAAGGTTCTTAACATtcattggcattttcatatcccataccgTCCTCAATCTTCAGGAAAGGTGGAGCGTACCAAccggtctttaaaaactattcttaccaagatgtcacaggaacttcacctcAACTgagtaagattattgcctctggctcttctcaggctcagggctcttcctaaaaagcctctttcaatttctccatttgaactaatgtatggaaggccagttctaacaccaggtcttctatccaaccctccaactgttccagatagcctgttaactcccctTTTATGTCATCTAAGGTCTATCCTATGGAGCTACGCAGATCATTccttacctcagccatgtgacaatgtTTGCCCACCTCCAATCTACATCGGGGATCAGGTTCTCTTTTCCCTCTAGGCCAGCACCcttcacccctttcccctaagtggcagggacccttcaaggtaattcttgtgactcctacagctgctaaactcaagggctttcctcactggatCCACCTGTCCCATCTAAAACCTTTtttctcacctccatcccagaaaaatctctctttatATACAGTGATGAGAACAGGGCCTTGTTCTCTCAAGCTCCAgaacatcaggatccactgccttgtcaccaattccagaggaataaggtatcaccccttcctttcccaaccagggccacacagagctggaggcaaaGGGACCATCAGAAATATCCAGGCAGTAAGGAAAAAATATACTGTAACAGTCTATCATTATTAAACTCAAGCAACTGATCACTTgtgcttcctgaatgctaaacTAATGAAGGGAACATGtaccttaaataaactacctctaataaagcttgtctcaggtaaaaaaaaaaataagcagagtGCTAAAACACCATAATAATCACTAATTCTCTCACTGCCACTTCTTAACATGCCTCCATCTGGACAGGCTGGATCTACTTCAAATAAATGTcaactccaaaaaataaaataatgaggaTTCTTTTCTCTCAAagctttttctatgtcaccagtaTCTTGTGAGACGAAAGGTTCCTAGCCACACCCTGAAGGATAgacagctgcagaacaagggATAACAGAACTTCATCCCAGGACCCCCACCGTCATCCCAGAACTTCAGAAGctaccctccccatttccccaagagccaaccaacatCCACCATTCAGgcagaagcagtctttgagagaaacgatGCCCCATACCCACTCatatgccatttttttcttttttcttctttaataaaaaaaaaaaccaagagtcTGGGATAATATGAATTCATAAcatgcccccacggttgggcatggttgtgcatgcccagtgggacctagtcacttctgcctagtcatttccaggtcaaaacgtctcacgtgaccaggaccccatggctttgcgtGGTTGTATAAAGCACAcagtgcaaccatgtgatctacacacatatgtggaatagccacatgggcctgtgtgtgcaggcacagcCCAACCTTTCTTTATAAGCTGGCGCCATGATTCCTGGACCCACTTCACTCACATGTCTTTCCTTAGGCCTGTGCACATCtatctctttcctttatcttaataaaactcttgttagtggattctgtcatgttttgtgatgtttccttgcagggtaagagcgtCACAAATAAACCAACAGTAGGAGCTTGTGGGAAGGACCAGCCTACCTTGTCGAGGTAAAAGTGAGGCAATATTTTCCCTGAGTCCTGCTGTCCATGGTTTGAAGAAGGCCCTGGCAGCAGTTGAGGTTCTTCTGTGCCCAGCCttcttctttggaggaaataaaggtgctgccaggagccagcaTGTCTCTCTATCACGAAAAGCTttctaattaaacattttaaatgtcatattctgcagatctctgaacaTTTGAGGACTGTCTGTCTATTAGGTATGAATGGCTGACTATCAATTAGTACTCCCTAAGTCTCCAATGTCTTAGCAGCTTGCATAAGGCTAGGGCTTACTGTCccctgagaaggcaaagaagagtgacagggaaAGATCCCAGGGctgaatgggaacaggagaaaagaGGTGAGTTGAGGAAtggcccaactctgagaaaaggaccctctgAAAAAAAGACCCTCTCGGGGGACCAGAAACTCcatcctgaatgatttatatagaaataattatttcttcagCTCAAATAATACCTCTTttgttctgcataaagaaggtcaagGTTCTTATCCTATTGCAGAATTGTTTTAGTTAATAAATCTATCAATTGACAATATTGAGTGCAGTTTCCTGGTATACCAGAGCTCAGTAGCTAACCAATTTGTCCTCTATGCCAGAGAGGGTCTACCTTTAACTTAGCCTTTAGCCTGTTCTGGGAGTGGGGAGCAGAGGACGATGTATTTATTCTCTTCCGTAACTGCTTCAGGCTGAAGTGGTGTGCAGGTGAACAGAGCCCAAGGAGACCAAGAGGCCAGTCAAAGGTAAGGAGGGAACCCAGGCAATGGGGAAGTGTGTGGTCATATGACCTggctgtagagacagggaacaattaTATTTGGTTGGACTTGTCCACATCATATCAGCCTTCAACAAGTCTAGAGCTCATCGTCCTTTGGAGCAGAGTGTAGTCAGCAATTGATGCTTGgatgtgtctgccagccaagtggaaacctgcTGAGGCAGATAGACCAGagacaaaagttaaaatttacgAACTTATTTGGAACCTTTAGTCCCATGGTCTTAGTAATTGGGGAAGGGAGACGAGGAGACAAAAATACCCTCTCGGGAATAGATGGGCAAGGAAAACTCCTTTATCTGGAGCAGGGGTGGGACATCTGAAAAACAGCAGTAGACTCATACCCATAAGTTTATATTTGGAAGACAACCAAAGAAAATCCAACATCTTGAGTTTGTGACTGAAACTGCACCAGAACTCTATTAATGTTTAAAttgattaaaaattattaaaaatgattaaaaatggtaaaatctgaaaattttaaatcttaatatatagaaggagaaagtaatctgaagcatttaaatcatttatttatgttgagaGACCTAGTGGCTTTAGGAAAAGgaagtcttgattttttttttttaatctataaaataaGCTGGCAAGTTGGCCATATCGCTAGCATGTGGCTCCACTGATGCCTGAGAGCCGCAGAGGGAATCAGTGACCTTGGAGGAAGGACACCAGGCTGTGATTGGATCTGTGCCATGCATTGGCGCAAGGCTGAGCTTTTTTGATACTGCCCCACCCCTGGTACAGACAGCTCAGTGCCAGGCACCCTGCCCATGCTTGAGCCACTGACAGGAAGTGACTTTTTGCTGCCCTTAGTAAAGAGGGAAGTGAGGTCTTATGGCTTGTCCCACTTTGACATTATCTAAGACGGTGCTTGCCTGAGTATGTGATCACCCTCTGGTGCCTGACCACGTGTTCacctgggtgtttttgttttgttttgttttgttttgttttttccccaagacaaacTGAACAGATAAGGAAAAGATAAACTGAAGCATTTAAAAGTAAGTCAGAAACACATTTACGTGGCCAGCCCCTGAGCCTTAgtagtggcggcagcagcagaggGAAGATGGCTGTCGGAGTGGGGAGGACCGTGGCTCTGCTTGGCTCACCTGCAGAGGTGTCAGGGGcggcagagggaaggagaagagagacaaCCAGGGAACAGACAGAACAGTGTGAGACAGTTTGAGAGCAAAAGCAGGAGGGTGAAGGCACCAGGCAGCTGCAGGAAAATGGTTGTGCTGGGTCGGCAGGTGGAACAGGCAGATGAGGTACTGGCAACAGCATCAACGCAGCAGTGTGGGAGAGAGGGGCCCCCTGGCTGCATCATGGCACTGGTGGCCACAGGAGGAGAaaaccaggaaacagagacagagaaggattAGGCATTTAGGCATTATGTGCATTTTCCACAGGAAGGTAGGAGGTCCAAGAAACTAAGAAACTGACCTCTAGTGTCCCACAGGACCAGTAACAGCTCAAGATAGCCAATGGACCATCATACAAAGGCCATAGCCATGCAGTGAGTGGGCACAAGCTATGCCATATGCCATCACATAGGAATGGGGCAGGAGAGCTGAAAGCTTGAGACACATGGTGGCCAGTACTGTGTCTTCGAGAAACCAATGTTGAGACAAGATGAGTCCTCACTCATAGAAAATGgccagaagggaaggggagaatcTTACAGATAGGATGAAGGGTCCCAGTGGCGcttcatgggaatagagagaaactgaGAAGGGGGATGAGGGGTTTTTCTCTTAAAGTAGGCTTTACTTCAGAATTTGCAGGGTGGGTCCCCAAGGGCAGGCCAGAATGTCAACTGTAATAAGCACAACTACTGAGTGCCAAATATCCAATAGTTAGTATCCTTTTTCAGACATAAACTTAGTTCAGCAAATTCTCTGTGTCTGGTGTGGTAGTAGAAGTTGGTCATCTGTTTTCTTAAGGAGATCCTCACAAAGGCCAGCTAGCATCAATCACTCAGGAGGAACCCTGCAGTTTCCAACATTAAAGCAAATGCCCCAGAAAGCCAAGCCAGCTGCACACGGTCCAGCTGCTTCCTGGGgtctaaataaacaaaacttctTTGAATGGTAAGCCTAGATGTTTTGATGACTCATTAGTGTGGGTGGGTGATGTTGCCTGGGATGTTTTTTTGGGGTATAGAAAGGGTGTGAAGCACTACCTGGCTATATCCCAGGAGGCTTGCTGGGCCAGGTTCTGGGAAGAGTGGCCCTGTTGCTTCCTGTGGTAACAATAGGGTAGGCACTAGACATGGTTGACTGCAAGAGGTAGATTAGGCTTCTCAACAGTTTACTGTGATTGTGCAAGTCTGGGCAGGTCTGTCCTGATAACTGACTGAACAAGATTGGCCAAGTTTTTGTACGAAAACGTCTGGCTTCTTCATAAGGCCCTGAGCTGTTGCTATCTCCAAACTGTACTGACCACCAGGAGCTTATGTAGGCACCATGAGTGATTCACAGGATACAGTAGTGAACATTTGCATAATGCCACACTATGCTATAGGTTTCTGATAAATTTCCCCAGATGGTCTTAGGGTCTGTGAAAGCTATAAGCTCCTGTCTGCAGCACTAGTGAGAATAGCATAAGGACTGTGGCTTACCCTTCCTTATTTGGCTCGGCTGCAGAGACAAGACAGTAAATGCTATGTACTCAGTTCTATTATTTGTAGGGTTCTTTTTGAAATTTGTGCTCTTTGACATCTTGATCATGTTACTGATCCACTCTGGCACTCTGCCTTAGACTCATCAGTACAGTAAAAGCTGGTTCTTCTGCTAAATACCCTCTCAGTGCAGTGATATATTCCAGGCACCTGGGGCTGTCCACTTTGTTGGATTGCTAAACTTGAacatttattattacttattctCATTTCCTCTTATGAATTGTATGAGTTTCATTTCTGGGttagcaacaaaaagaaatattgaaaagaaaggactcatttcagctcacaattccaggttacagtccagcACAGTATAGCATCATGAGCTTGAggaagctggtcacatcacatgcACAactaagagcagagagaaaagacacATACAGGATAGTTTGTGTCACATTGGCtaactttctcttctcttatGCCATTCTGGAACCTTTTCTTCAGGGATGATGTTACCAACACTAAACTATGTCTTTCTTCATTcgttaaaaatcaagaaatatcctcacagacatgccctttCCAATTTAATATAGATTATCCTTTAATAAgactttccaggtgattctaagttTTGTTGACAGTAAAAACTTACTAGAACATGGGTCATACATTCACAAAAATAGTTCACTATTCTACAATTTTTTGCACAGAACAATCAccatgtctttcctttctttttccatctgATCTAATTCTCTCCTACCCTGAGCTATTTGAAATGTTGAGAAAGAGTCATTTCTGTAATTGACTCCTTGGGTAACTTACTCCAGAAGAGTGAGTTTAATTGGGGCATGAAAGGATACATGAGCAATGGTTATTTCTCAATCGGCATACACACCTCAGTATAAAGAACCCTGTTCATACTTCCAGGTGCACTGGATGATAGGAGAGAAAAGCCATGGCTGGTGAGTTGTCCTATTTTGAAAGGGGCCGGGGTAGTGAATACACACATGGGAAGGGGCTGGCATAGTGAATACACATGGGAAGGGGCCGGGGTCCCTGGAGACTATTGTTGGATTCTGTAGGTGTTTAGATGAGCTACATTTAGGAAAATGGAGTACAGTAGGGAGGAAACGTACACAGAAGATTCTCAAAGCCATTGGAAGGAAAGGCAGGGCCAGATGTAAAATGTACTTCACTGGCATCCTTCTGTCATTTTGAAACCTTAGCTCTTAAATACCCTAAGTCTAACAAATGAAATGGAATGAGTTTTAGAGACTGTTGCCCTCAAAGAAAATGAGTTACCATTATTTCTAATGTTATTAATCTGAATACACATGGGACAGAAAAGGATGGTTTCCTCAGAGGTCCTAATAAAGACAGCATCCCTTGCCCTGTGTTCACTAATGAGTAATGTTGAGGGGAAATGTGGTCAGACACACAAAGAGGATAGAGAAAAGTTAAAGAATGTGAACAGAAAATTTTGCTGATGAAATCTGAAAGGAGGCATACCCTGTTTGTGATGAGAAGATAACCCAGGACTGTTTGTCTGACTTGAGAAATCTTTGTGCTCCAAACAGATGACATCCTCAGGGTAAAGAGGAAGCAGTTCATCCGTTCAGTGGGTGAAGTGACAATAAATGGCTTGCTGGATGAGCTTTTGGAGAAGAAAGTGCTGAACcaggaagagatggagagaataaaactggaaaatgacACTATTATGGACAAGGCACGGGACCTGTGTGATTCTGTCATTCGGAAAGGGCCCAAGGCATGTCAAatctttattaattatatttgtaaAGAAGACGTCTACCTGGCAAGAAATATGGGACTTTCTTAAGGTAAGAAATAAACTCCCAGGAAAATttaagtgtttctttctttctttttttcttccttccttccttccttccttccttccttccttccttccttcctttcttccttccttcctttctttctttctttacttctttcttccttcctttcttctttctttctttctttgacatCAACTTTTTTA
This window harbors:
- the LOC107402049 gene encoding putative caspase recruitment domain-containing protein 17P, translated to MADDILRVKRKQFIRSVGEVTINGLLDELLEKKVLNQEEMERIKLENDTIMDKARDLCDSVIRKGPKACQIFINYICKEDVYLARNMGLS